A stretch of Candidatus Kryptoniota bacterium DNA encodes these proteins:
- a CDS encoding ATP-binding cassette domain-containing protein: protein MSLKVAELTRLFGSTPAVDNISFEITNPSVVGFLGPNGAGKTTTMRIITGFLAASSGAVSIDGENVTTDSVGLRKKIGYLPESNPLYTELEVQEYLRFVAELSGLTDAEVKERLAFVTLRCGLRDVLFDPISHLSKGFRQRVGLAQAIIHDPQILILDEPTSGLDPNQVIEIRNLISELAKEKYVILSTHILSEVRALCDRVLIINKGKLVLDATSDELQHNNAGSIILRLKTTAPVDSVKSIFEIAFHPRRISSYKEKGSVIIELSIDDDESARERIFDTCVGNGYKILDFSGAGSDLEKVFRELTIGSEESEK, encoded by the coding sequence GATTATTCGGTTCCACTCCCGCAGTGGACAATATCTCATTTGAGATAACAAACCCGAGCGTGGTAGGCTTCCTCGGACCAAACGGAGCGGGGAAGACTACCACCATGAGAATCATAACCGGCTTCCTCGCGGCCTCTTCTGGAGCCGTATCGATCGATGGAGAGAATGTCACGACGGATTCCGTCGGACTCAGGAAGAAGATAGGTTATTTGCCGGAGAGCAACCCGCTTTATACCGAGCTGGAAGTGCAAGAATACTTACGCTTCGTAGCGGAGCTTTCGGGATTAACCGACGCGGAAGTGAAGGAGAGGCTTGCCTTCGTGACCCTCCGGTGTGGTTTGAGGGACGTGCTTTTCGATCCGATCTCCCATCTTTCGAAAGGTTTCAGGCAGCGGGTCGGTCTCGCGCAGGCAATCATCCACGATCCACAGATATTGATTCTTGATGAGCCGACTTCCGGGCTCGACCCGAACCAGGTGATCGAAATACGGAATTTGATTTCGGAATTGGCAAAAGAAAAATATGTAATTCTCTCCACTCATATTCTCTCGGAGGTTCGTGCACTTTGCGATCGGGTGCTGATCATAAACAAGGGGAAACTTGTACTCGACGCGACTTCCGACGAACTTCAACACAACAACGCAGGCAGCATCATACTTCGCCTGAAAACGACCGCGCCGGTCGATTCGGTCAAATCAATTTTCGAGATTGCATTTCACCCTCGCAGGATTTCTTCTTACAAAGAGAAGGGAAGCGTGATAATAGAGCTGTCGATCGATGATGACGAATCTGCAAGAGAGAGGATATTTGATACATGCGTCGGCAACGGCTACAAGATTCTGGATTTTTCCGGAGCCGGCTCAGATCTGGAAAAGGTATTCAGGGAATTGACAATTGGATCGGAGGAAAGTGAAAAGTAG
- a CDS encoding ABC transporter permease subunit, which translates to MKSSGFVSIVKKEILISLKTPTAYVVIIVFLLISGYLFADSLFLSNVATLRPFFSLTEILFLFFVPALTMRGFAEEFKNGTIEVLSTHPVSRGQLITAKMASCYAIVIAALIPTILYYIVIATLGDIDTGAVLAGYIGMLFLAASYVSIGIFASSLTQNQVASFIICLFILFILFILDKVTALTAGPVAFVLQYASSDFHLENFYKGVVDLRDVVYFGGVILLFYSLTSKWLELRSK; encoded by the coding sequence GTGAAAAGTAGCGGTTTCGTTTCGATCGTGAAGAAAGAGATTTTGATTTCTCTGAAAACTCCCACGGCGTACGTCGTCATCATCGTCTTCCTCCTTATTTCGGGATACCTATTCGCGGACAGCCTGTTCCTGTCGAATGTGGCGACACTCCGGCCATTCTTCTCGCTTACCGAAATCCTGTTTTTGTTTTTCGTACCGGCCCTCACGATGCGAGGATTCGCGGAGGAGTTCAAGAACGGAACGATAGAGGTGCTTTCAACTCATCCGGTAAGCAGGGGACAACTGATCACGGCCAAGATGGCATCGTGCTATGCGATTGTCATTGCTGCGCTGATCCCAACCATCTTATACTATATAGTAATAGCAACGCTTGGTGATATTGATACGGGTGCCGTTCTTGCAGGCTACATCGGGATGCTGTTTCTCGCGGCAAGCTACGTCTCGATAGGGATCTTTGCTTCGAGCCTGACTCAAAACCAGGTCGCGTCTTTCATAATTTGCCTCTTCATCCTTTTCATCTTATTCATCCTGGACAAGGTGACGGCATTGACCGCGGGGCCTGTCGCCTTCGTTCTCCAGTACGCGAGCTCCGATTTCCATCTCGAGAACTTCTACAAGGGCGTCGTCGATCTAAGGGACGTTGTTTATTTCGGCGGTGTGATACTTTTGTTCTACAGCCTCACTTCAAAATGGCTGGAGCTCAGATCGAAATGA
- a CDS encoding GldG family protein: MKKSSRDSIVQLVLYFAVVVLANVVASNLFLRIDLTRDRVNTLSSATEALLRSLKDNMIVRVYFNSDLPSPYVNNRRALVDMLQELRSLSGGKLEYEIYDPTSDADVNKAMSDGIPQIQVQVVNNDKLEVKRAFMGMVIEYRARKQSLPVIEDLSNFEYEVASRIDRLINPNRKTIAIAQGNGEPAFSDIQKAQDALTSRYILLPVNFSAPVPDSVSALILIQPTTIFADSQLYNLDQYMMNRGRAAFLMGMSSASMQSQYASDLPLNLNGVFGSYGFNIRKDLVRDAACASVSVMQREGGFTIQTALPNPYIPIVSNFDKSFTVTQNLHQIVFPFASEVDTSFAHGLHLNVTPFAFTSDHSGIQTGFYNLDPTVHFTQDMFLDHHLLLGAAISGKIHTAVSDSDRFAIMNPDRRKEGTERIVVMGNGNFIRDVFLSNPENLSVFLNTADYLADDLGLVSIRSKSFLPPPLKPVSEGARATTKDSIIAIPPLLVLVLGLVYWRRSVNRRKAYQASLADDEENKNEEVN, translated from the coding sequence ATGAAAAAGTCCTCGAGAGATTCGATTGTTCAGCTTGTTCTCTATTTTGCGGTAGTCGTACTTGCCAATGTGGTTGCGAGCAATCTTTTCCTAAGGATCGATCTGACAAGGGACAGAGTAAACACTCTCTCATCTGCGACTGAAGCACTCCTGAGAAGTCTTAAGGACAACATGATTGTGAGAGTCTATTTCAATTCGGATCTGCCGTCACCATACGTGAATAACAGACGGGCTCTGGTCGACATGCTTCAGGAACTTCGCAGCCTTTCGGGAGGAAAACTGGAATACGAGATCTATGATCCTACCAGCGACGCCGATGTCAACAAGGCGATGTCCGATGGTATCCCCCAGATTCAGGTGCAGGTTGTAAACAATGACAAACTGGAAGTGAAACGCGCATTCATGGGGATGGTGATCGAGTACCGCGCGAGAAAACAATCCTTACCTGTAATTGAGGATCTCTCAAACTTTGAGTACGAAGTAGCTTCGAGAATCGACAGGCTGATCAATCCGAACCGGAAGACGATCGCGATCGCTCAAGGGAACGGCGAGCCGGCCTTCTCCGATATCCAGAAAGCCCAGGACGCTTTGACTAGTCGCTACATCCTTCTCCCGGTGAATTTCTCCGCCCCTGTTCCTGACAGCGTCTCCGCTCTGATTCTGATACAGCCCACCACAATTTTCGCGGACTCTCAGCTTTACAACCTCGATCAATACATGATGAATCGCGGAAGGGCGGCTTTCCTGATGGGCATGTCGAGCGCGTCGATGCAGAGCCAGTACGCATCGGATCTGCCTTTAAATCTCAACGGTGTATTCGGATCATACGGTTTCAATATTCGGAAAGATCTTGTGCGGGACGCCGCTTGTGCATCAGTATCGGTGATGCAGCGTGAGGGGGGCTTCACCATACAGACCGCGCTACCGAATCCATACATCCCAATCGTGAGCAACTTCGATAAATCATTTACCGTCACGCAGAATCTACATCAGATTGTTTTTCCGTTCGCGAGCGAAGTGGATACTTCATTTGCACACGGGCTCCATCTGAACGTAACCCCTTTTGCCTTCACGAGCGATCACAGCGGCATCCAGACCGGTTTTTATAACCTTGATCCGACCGTCCATTTCACCCAGGACATGTTCCTCGACCATCACCTCTTGCTCGGCGCGGCGATAAGCGGAAAGATTCACACCGCCGTATCCGACTCGGATCGCTTTGCGATAATGAATCCCGACAGACGCAAGGAAGGAACTGAGCGAATCGTGGTGATGGGAAATGGAAATTTTATACGGGACGTCTTCTTGAGCAATCCGGAAAATCTTTCAGTATTCTTGAACACTGCCGATTATCTTGCCGACGATCTCGGGCTGGTTTCAATCCGGTCGAAATCGTTCCTGCCGCCGCCGTTGAAGCCAGTTTCAGAGGGCGCGCGTGCAACAACCAAAGACTCGATTATCGCAATCCCCCCACTTCTTGTTCTCGTGCTCGGTTTGGTATACTGGCGTAGGTCCGTAAACCGGCGGAAAGCTTAT